A region of the Atribacteraceae bacterium genome:
GCGAGCAAGGTTTCCATTCAGAAGTCATCCTCTTTCCCGAGATAGGCCTCGATCACCTGCTGGTCATTGTAAATTTCGTGCGGTAGTCCTTCCGCGATTTTTTGTCCCATGTCCATTACGCTTACCCAATCGGACACTCCCATCACCACATTCATGTCATGTTCGATCAGAAGAAGAGTAAATCCCTCGCCGGTCAACTCCTGCAACAATTCCATCAACTCTTCCGATTCCCGATCATTCAATCCGGAAGACGGTTCGTCGAGGATAAGGAGCTTGGGGCTGGTAGCCAAGGCTCGAGCGATTTCCAAATACCGCTGTTTTCCATAAGGAAGGTTTTTAGCCAACTCGTTCCGATAGGGCCATAAACCGGTCTGGTACAGCCGGAAGGAAGAAACTTCTACTATTTCCCGTTCTTCCTTCATCTGAGCGGGCGTACGGAATACCGCCGCCCAAGTTCCACTCCGGGCATGGCAGTGCGGACCGGCCATCACATTCTCGATACAGGTCAGTGAGGGAAACAACCGGACATTTTGAAAGGTTCGGGCAATTCCCCGGCGCACGATGGTGTGGGGCCTGAGACCGGTGATGTCGCGGTCTTCAAATACTACGGAACCGCCATGCGGGCGGTGAATTCCAGTTATCACGTTAAAGAGAGTGGTTTTGCCGGCTCCATTGGGTCCAATCAGGCTGGTGATTTTCCCGGGATAAATCGAAAGATCGAAAGAGTTGACCGCGGTCAGGCCTCCGAAACGCATGGTCACTCCCCGGGTTTCCAACAGATAGTTTCTGGATTCTTTGACCTGGGCCAGGCATGGTGTCAATTTCTGGTGAGCCAGCCCCTTTCCCTTTTCCACCAACCAATCTTCGGCCTCCGGCAACCCCCGGATGCCCAATCCCCCAAAACCGACTCCCTCTCTCTTGCGGGGTAATAAGCCTTCCGGTCGGAAGATCATCATGAACATAAGCGCCAGTCCGAAAAAAAGCAGCCGAAAACTGGCAAACTGTCTGAATACCTCCGGGAAAACCACGATGGTGGCCGCCCCCACCAGAGTTCCGGGAATGGAGCCCAGGCCTCCCAAGAGGACAATACAAAACATCAGGACTGACTCCATGAACAGGAAGCTTTCCGGGGAAACGATCATCATCTTGGAGGCAAATACCGTCCCGGTCATTCCGGCTATGGCCGCCCCGAGCACGAAAGACAAAAGCTTCAGCGAACGAACATCCACACCGTTCGCTTCCGAAGCTACCATGTCCTCCCGAATATAGTTCCAGGCCCGGCCGATCCGGGAGCGCTGCAGTCTGATGAGTCCTACAATTACCAGGGCAATGATGATCCAGATGAGAAAATAAAATTGAGTGGGTGTCTGGAGGTAAAACCCGGCTATGGCCGGACTCCCCACTCCGGTTATTCCGTTAGGACCATTGGTCAACCCCCAGGGATTGTTGATAATCCCCACCCGAACGATTTCACCGATACCGATGGTTACGATACACAGGTAATCACCCCGCAGGTGGATTACCGGAGACATGACCAGATAGGCAAACCCTCCGGCTGCCAGGGCACTCAAGGGCAGGAGAATCAAAATGGGTACCCCAAAAACGGTGTTCAGTATAGCG
Encoded here:
- a CDS encoding branched-chain amino acid ABC transporter ATP-binding protein/permease: MGTTERLVRRINYAASSPNRVITGDNGTPRQRINPWAFPLLAVLGLVIFPFLPFINNYWIDVGFFVGIYGLLGLSLNVVLGEVGLFDLGHAAFYAIGAYTTAILNTVFGVPILILLPLSALAAGGFAYLVMSPVIHLRGDYLCIVTIGIGEIVRVGIINNPWGLTNGPNGITGVGSPAIAGFYLQTPTQFYFLIWIIIALVIVGLIRLQRSRIGRAWNYIREDMVASEANGVDVRSLKLLSFVLGAAIAGMTGTVFASKMMIVSPESFLFMESVLMFCIVLLGGLGSIPGTLVGAATIVVFPEVFRQFASFRLLFFGLALMFMMIFRPEGLLPRKREGVGFGGLGIRGLPEAEDWLVEKGKGLAHQKLTPCLAQVKESRNYLLETRGVTMRFGGLTAVNSFDLSIYPGKITSLIGPNGAGKTTLFNVITGIHRPHGGSVVFEDRDITGLRPHTIVRRGIARTFQNVRLFPSLTCIENVMAGPHCHARSGTWAAVFRTPAQMKEEREIVEVSSFRLYQTGLWPYRNELAKNLPYGKQRYLEIARALATSPKLLILDEPSSGLNDRESEELMELLQELTGEGFTLLLIEHDMNVVMGVSDWVSVMDMGQKIAEGLPHEIYNDQQVIEAYLGKEDDF